Proteins co-encoded in one Triticum urartu cultivar G1812 unplaced genomic scaffold, Tu2.1 TuUngrouped_contig_5093, whole genome shotgun sequence genomic window:
- the LOC125528766 gene encoding 2'-deoxymugineic-acid 2'-dioxygenase-like gives MKLICDFPSPKSLPDKYVLPPERRPCNHELQGDLSVALPVIDLQGALGDGRRQVIGEIMEAGKEYGFFQAVNHGVGEDVIQGFREAAAEFFRMPAEAKLKHYSNEHNKHCRVFSGSVTSHTDTNDIRYWRDCLKLRCYPVDKLMDHWPSQPETFRERLAKYAVAVQELAQRLLRLIAEGLGLDSQFFEGDLTGGETMMNVNYYPRCPDPSLTLGIRPHSDRYILTVLSQGDVTGLQVKHKGRWIGVQPMRNAFVVNFGLQLEMVTNGVLTSVEHRVVTNSAKARMSVATLIRPNMGCRIRPAPMMVNGETNHRPKYRDFTGSELIEAYEATAGNREALLALFRIHHTKLL, from the exons ATGAAGCTCATCTGCGACTTCCCGTCGCCAAAGTCCCTGCCGGACAAGTACGTCTTGCCGCCGGAGAGACGCCCTTGCAACCACGAGCTACAAGGCGACCTCTCGGTCGCTCTCCCCGTCATCGACCTCCAAGGAGCTCTTGGAGATGGCCGCCGACAGGTCATTGGCGAGATCATGGAGGCCGGCAAGGAGTATGGCTTCTTCCAG GCAGTGAACCACGGTGTGGGGGAAGACGTGATCCAGGGCTTCCGTGAAGCGGCGGCAGAGTTCTTCAGGATGCCGGCCGAGGCAAAACTCAAGCACTACTCCAACGAGCACAACAAGCATTGCCGGGTCTTCTCCGGCTCCGTCACGTCCCACACTGACACCAACGACATCCGCTACTGGCGCGACTGTCTCAAGCTCCGGTGCTACCCGGTCGACAAGCTGATGGACCATTGGCCATCACAGCCAGAAACATTTCG GGAGCGTCTTGCAAAGTACGCCGTGGCAGTGCAAGAGCTGGCACAAAGGCTCCTGCGACTCATCGCGGAGGGGCTCGGCTTGGATAGTCAATTCTTCGAGGGCGACCTCACCGGCGGGGAGACGATGATGAACGTGAACTACTACCCGCGATGCCCCGACCCGAGCCTCACGCTGGGCATCCGGCCGCATTCCGACCGCTACATCCTCACCGTCCTGTCACAGGGCGACGTCACTGGTTTACAGGTGAAGCACAAGGGACGCTGGATCGGTGTCCAACCCATGCGCAACGCGTTTGTTGTCAACTTTGGGCTTCAGCTGGAG ATGGTGACCAACGGGGTGCTTACAAGCGTGGAGCACCGGGTGGTGACGAACTCGGCCAAGGCGAGGATGTCGGTGGCAACTCTTATCAGGCCAAATATGGGCTGCAGGATTCGTCCGGCGCCGATGATGGTGAATGGAGAGACCAACCATCGTCCTAAGTACAGGGACTTCACGGGGAGCGAGCTCATCGAGGCGTATGAGGCCACTGCGGGAAATAGGGAGGCCCTGCTTGCCTTGTTCAGGATCCATCACACCAAGTTGCTATAG